From the genome of Macrobrachium nipponense isolate FS-2020 chromosome 43, ASM1510439v2, whole genome shotgun sequence, one region includes:
- the LOC135213917 gene encoding uncharacterized protein LOC135213917: MERLLRPPRFEVDPDSAQAAKEWTHWLRTFTNFVEAVQLTTPTLDKLVLLTNYVAPSVYDFISECETYEKAEEVLTSLYVKPKNEIFARHLLATRRQNSGESLDQFLQALKLLAKDCQFKSVTAEEACDSYVRDAFINGLVSCAIRQRLLENRTLNLNTAYEQARTLEMAQKHSASYSSAEPVNAAVSAVSREEESSSAENNSESVSAATSGARCFFCGNNRHPRTQCPAKDAVCLKCKKQGHYARVCRSVKQVSGSSSPKHSAAMPASIVGASPKCLEKSITPLKLNGSSVSALIDTGSSDSFVRHDVVDLNKLTMSPEHGKVSMADESLSSNILGLCTVDLELQGETYHGVELKVLQSLCSDVILGHDFLRKHSGLEMDFGGEKPPLKICSLGVVKVTPPFLFKNLTPDCKPVANKSRLYSLSDKQFIEAETERMMSEGIIRPSNSPWRAQVLVTSGENQKRRMVIDYSRTINRFTELDAYPLPNIDEMVNNIARYKVFSTLDLKSAYHQVAIREERPYTAFEAGGKLYEFSRIPFGVKNGVAAFQRVLDEILKKEKVSGTFAYVDNVTVCGETEEEHDQNLRRFLKVAEEYNLTLNHNKCDFKVRSIKLLGYSVTDGEITHTRSGTLATTVESFTPLKMQLLFA; the protein is encoded by the coding sequence ATGGAACGACTTCTACGCCCTCCCCGGTTCGAAGTGGACCCTGACTCTGCCCAGGCCGCCAAGGAGTGGACACACTGGCTGCGGACATTTACAAACTTCGTTGAAGCAGTGCAGCTGACTACCCCTACCCTTGACAAACTGGTTCTTCTCACTAACTATGTGGCTCCTAGTGTGTATGACTTTATTTCTGAGTGTGAGACTTATGAGAAGGCTGAAGAGGTTCTGACATCTTTGTACGTGAaaccaaagaatgaaatatttgccaGACATTTACTTGCCACTCGCAGGCAAAACTCAGGTGAGTCCCTGGATCAGTTCCTGCAGGCACTGAAGCTACTTGCTAAGGACTGCCAATTCAAAAGTGTAACTGCGGAGGAAGCGTGTGACAGTTATGTTCGGGATGCCTTCATTAATGGTTTGGTCTCGTGTGCAATACGCCAGCGTCTGTTGGAGAATAGGACACTGAACCTAAATACTGCTTATGAACAGGCTCGCACTCTGGAAATGGCCCAGAAGCATTCAGCCTCCTACTCTTCAGCAGAACCTGTCAATGCTGCTGTGTCAGCAGTGAGTCGAGAGGAGGAATCATCTAGTGCTGAAAATAACAGTGAGTCTGTTTCTGCTGCTACTTCTGGTGCTCGATGTTTTTTTTGTGGGAACAACCGGCATCCCCGGACTCAGTGTCCTGCTAAAGACGCTGTGTGTTTGAAATGTAAGAAGCAAGGGCATTATGCTAGGGTGTGCCGCTCTGTGAAACAGGTGAGTGGCTCTTCTAGTCCAAAACATTCTGCAGCAATGCCAGCTTCAATAGTGGGGGCCTCCCCTAAGTGTCTTGAAAAATCCATAACACCTCTCAAGCTTAATGGTAGCTCTGTCAGTGCCCTTATTGATACTGGGAGTTCAGACAGCTTTGTGCGTCATGATGTAGTGGACCTAAACAAACTAACTATGTCTCCAGAGCATGGAAAAGTCTCTATGGCTGATGAATCCCTGTCCTCAAACATCTTAGGTCTGTGCACTGTGGACTTGGAGTTGCAAGGAGAgacttatcacggtgttgaactCAAGGTGTTACAAAGCTTATGTAGTGATGTGATACTAGGGCATGACTTCCTGAGGAAACATTCTGGCCTGGAAATGGATTTTGGAGGAGAAAAACCTCCCTTGAAGATATGTTCACTAGGTGTTGTTAAGGTGACCCCTCCTTTCCTTTTCAAGAACCTGACACCAGATTGTAAACCAGTGGCTAATAAGTCAAGATTATACTCCTTGAGTGACAAGCAGTTCATTGAAGCCGAGACTGAGCGTATGATGTCGGAAGGAATAATAAGGCCTAGTAATTCTCCTTGGAGGGCTCAAGTGCTGGTGACATCAGGGGAGAATCAGAAGAGGAGGATGGTTATAGATTACTCTCGTACCATAAACAGGTTCACTGAGCTTGATGCCTACCCCCTGCCAAATATCGACGAGATGGTGAACAACATTGCACGGTACAAGGTGTTCAGTACCTTAGATCTGAAAAGTGCTTACCATCAGGTTGCAATAAGAGAAGAGAGACCGTACACTGCATTTGAAGCTGGGGGCAAACTTTATGAGTTCAGTCGCATTCCATTTGGAGTGAAAAATGGAGTAGCAGCTTTTCAACGTGTGCTTGACGAAAtccttaagaaagaaaaagtaagtggTACTTTTGCTTATGTTGACAATGTTACTGTGTGTGGTGAGACAGAGGAGGAGCATGACCAGAATTTACGGAGGTTTTTGAAGGTGGCTGAGGAGTACAATCTCACTCTAAACCACAACAAGTGTGACTTCAAAGTCAGATCCATTAAATTACTTGGGTATTCAGTAACGGATGGGGAAATCACACACACCCGATCCGGAACGCTTGCAACCACTGTGGAATCTTTCACCCCCCTAAAGATGCAGCTTCTCTTCGCATGA